One window of Verrucomicrobiia bacterium genomic DNA carries:
- the rpsS gene encoding 30S ribosomal protein S19, with protein MGRSIKKGPFVDFHLLDKIQKAKETKSKSPIKTWSRRSMITPEFVGLTFNVHNGKVFNPVFVTENMVGHRLGEFSLTRTFKKHGAHTAKAEAK; from the coding sequence ATGGGACGCTCCATCAAAAAAGGCCCGTTTGTAGATTTCCACCTGCTGGACAAGATCCAGAAGGCCAAGGAAACGAAATCGAAGTCGCCGATCAAAACCTGGTCGCGGCGTTCGATGATCACCCCTGAGTTCGTTGGCCTGACCTTCAACGTTCATAACGGCAAGGTTTTCAATCCAGTTTTTGTAACGGAAAACATGGTGGGACACCGGCTGGGTGAATTCTCCCTGACGCGCACGTTCAAGAAGCACGGCGCGCACACAGCCAAGGCGGAAGCGAAGTAG
- the rplB gene encoding 50S ribosomal protein L2 → MPVKTFRPLTPSTRYVTFADFSEITKTKPEKSLVEIRKKTGGRNHYGRATARGIGGGHKQKLRIVDFKRQKHGVEATVSAIEYDPGRTARLALLQYTDGEKAYIVAPNGLKVGAKLSSGPSAPPEIGNALPLRAIPVGIAIHNIELTPGRGGQMVRTAGGAATLMSRDEGYAQVRLPSGEIRKIHENCYATIGQVGNTEHENVVLGKAGRSRHRGIRPINRGVARNPVDHPNGGGAGKSKSGGGWQQLTSPWGLIAKGYRTREKKKYSNRFILVRRDGRPMKNK, encoded by the coding sequence ATGCCAGTTAAGACATTTAGACCGTTGACCCCGTCAACGCGATACGTAACGTTCGCCGATTTCAGCGAAATTACGAAGACCAAGCCCGAAAAGAGCCTGGTTGAGATTCGCAAGAAAACGGGTGGACGCAATCATTACGGACGTGCCACGGCGCGTGGCATTGGCGGCGGACATAAGCAGAAACTCCGCATCGTGGATTTTAAGCGTCAGAAACATGGTGTTGAAGCTACGGTTTCCGCGATCGAATACGATCCCGGCCGCACAGCACGGCTGGCACTCCTCCAGTATACGGACGGTGAGAAGGCATACATCGTTGCTCCCAATGGTTTGAAGGTGGGTGCGAAACTTTCCAGCGGCCCCTCCGCTCCCCCTGAAATCGGCAATGCACTTCCGCTGCGGGCGATTCCGGTGGGCATCGCCATTCACAATATTGAATTGACCCCGGGCCGCGGTGGACAGATGGTTCGCACCGCTGGTGGTGCTGCAACCCTGATGTCGCGCGATGAAGGCTATGCGCAGGTGCGTTTGCCTTCGGGTGAAATTCGCAAAATTCACGAGAACTGCTACGCCACGATCGGCCAGGTTGGAAATACCGAGCACGAGAATGTGGTCCTGGGCAAGGCGGGCCGCTCGCGCCATCGCGGCATTCGCCCGATCAATCGCGGTGTCGCTCGTAATCCAGTCGACCATCCGAACGGCGGCGGCGCGGGCAAATCGAAATCGGGCGGCGGCTGGCAACAGTTGACTTCGCCTTGGGGTCTCATCGCAAAGGGCTATCGCACGCGGGAGAAGAAGAAATACTCGAACCGGTTCATTCTGGTGCGCCGCGACGGCCGCCCCATGAAGAACAAGTAG
- the rplW gene encoding 50S ribosomal protein L23 produces MNSFEIIKTVRLTEKGTRQGDSFNQYTVVADRRATKPQIRAAVQELFKVKVLKVNTLNVRGKFRRQRTAQAGQSSNWKKAIVTLKEGDKISLT; encoded by the coding sequence ATGAATTCGTTCGAGATAATTAAGACCGTTCGCCTGACGGAAAAGGGGACGCGGCAGGGTGATTCCTTCAACCAATACACGGTTGTGGCAGATCGCCGGGCCACAAAACCGCAGATTCGCGCGGCCGTCCAGGAATTGTTCAAGGTCAAAGTCCTCAAAGTGAACACGCTGAACGTTCGCGGCAAATTCCGCCGCCAGCGCACCGCACAGGCAGGCCAGTCCTCCAATTGGAAGAAGGCGATCGTCACGCTGAAGGAAGGCGACAAGATTTCGCTGACCTGA
- the rplD gene encoding 50S ribosomal protein L4: MKITVKDIKGQSQGELEVNFQLIEDGRGTQAVHDAVVAYQAAQRSGTASTKTMGEVAGTGKKPWRQKGTGRARAGSFASPLWRGGGVVFGPKPRDFSKKVNAKTKQLALRKALSERLKAGDVVIVDDLKLGSAKTKEFINVLNALQLDGTTLVVAHGEDKNLSLASRNISFVSVTTSDTLNTYDVLRPDKLVFTKSAFEKVGARLNKE; encoded by the coding sequence ATGAAGATTACAGTTAAAGACATCAAAGGACAAAGCCAGGGCGAGCTGGAGGTAAACTTCCAGCTGATCGAAGACGGCCGTGGCACGCAGGCGGTTCACGACGCGGTTGTCGCTTATCAGGCGGCGCAGCGCAGCGGAACGGCATCGACGAAGACCATGGGTGAAGTGGCCGGGACCGGTAAGAAGCCGTGGCGTCAGAAGGGCACCGGCCGCGCGCGCGCCGGTTCATTCGCATCTCCGCTTTGGCGTGGCGGTGGCGTGGTGTTCGGACCCAAACCCCGCGACTTCTCGAAGAAAGTGAACGCGAAGACGAAACAGCTAGCCCTGCGAAAGGCTCTGAGTGAGCGCTTGAAGGCGGGAGATGTGGTGATCGTGGACGACCTGAAGCTCGGTTCCGCCAAGACCAAGGAATTCATCAATGTGTTGAACGCGCTGCAACTTGACGGCACCACGCTGGTTGTTGCGCACGGCGAGGACAAGAACCTGTCACTCGCGTCACGGAATATCTCGTTTGTTTCGGTAACGACCAGCGACACGCTGAATACGTACGACGTTCTGCGGCCCGACAAGCTGGTGTTCACCAAATCTGCGTTCGAAAAAGTCGGCGCGCGTTTGAACAAGGAATGA